A single window of Myxocyprinus asiaticus isolate MX2 ecotype Aquarium Trade chromosome 34, UBuf_Myxa_2, whole genome shotgun sequence DNA harbors:
- the LOC127425549 gene encoding basic helix-loop-helix transcription factor scleraxis-like, producing MSFAMVRPAPSRYLYSDISMMSEDDENGSESSGSDDRSFRLDNSGYDLKVGGRKRKSGVGGGSGRLLGTPPNSLGIAGLVVPEGRQRNAANARERDRTNSVNTAFTALRTLIPTEPADRKLSKIETLRLASSYISHLGNVLLVGEACGDGQPCHSGGPSTSNYYHHHESPSQDSENSQPKQICTFCLSNQRKLSKNRERKSALRS from the coding sequence ATGTCTTTCGCGATGGTACGACCGGCTCCCAGCCGATACCTGTACTCAGATATCTCTATGATGTCAGAGGACGATGAGAATGGTAGTGAGAGCTCTGGCTCTGATGACCGCTCATTTCGCTTGGACAACTCAGGGTATGATCTGAAAGTCGGAGGCAGAAAGAGGAAATCTGGCGTTGGGGGTGGAAGTGGACGGCTCTTAGGGACGCCACCAAACTCCCTTGGCATAGCAGGTTTAGTGGTACCGGAGGGCCGCCAACGCAACGCAGCCAACGCACGGGAGCGAGATCGCACCAACAGCGTCAACACGGCGTTCACCGCATTGAGGACTCTCATCCCTACGGAACCGGCTGACCGGAAGCTCTCCAAGATCGAGACCTTGCGGTTGGCCTCCAGTTACATCTCCCACCTGGGAAACGTGCTGCTGGTGGGCGAAGCTTGCGGGGATGGCCAGCCGTGCCACAGCGGGGGACCCTCAACCTCAAACTACTACCACCATCATGAATCTCCAAGCCAAGACTCTGAGAACTCGCAACCCAAACAGATTTGCACGTTTTGCCTCAGCAATCAGAGGAAACTG